GAGTTTTTGTAAGTAACCTGTTCATCGCTGTTGCAGTAACAAAGTTGTACCGGAGCCTCCGGTTTCCAATCGTACACATTGTTACTAACCAAATACTTTCTAAAAGGCTGCTCCGGGTCAGACTCAAATGCTCTGTAAAACTCAGGCTTCACTGCTTTAAATGCGGTGTCGGGCAATAGTTTATCTACCTCTTCCATTGGATATTCGCCTGTGAGCAATGTAGGCAAAAGCGTATCAATAGGACTAATAAAAGCCTCGCCCACTCTTTCAGGCTGACCTATACTTTCATAATAGCCTTTAAAAATATATGCCATGTAGCCCGGATAATCGTAATGCTTATTTCTACCTTCATAAATAGTGTAATAAACATCGTAAGGACCCGACATTGGCGAATTGGCAGTTACCTCATATCTATTGGAGTATTTTTCTTGAAGCAACTTATGTGTGGCAAGGCATGCATGGCCACCTTGCGAATAGCCCGATAAAAAAAGTTTATTAAATCCCGCCACCCCAAAACTTTCAATTGAATCTGTAACGGCATTCATCATATCAACCGTAGCATCGGCCTCGGTTTGGGCATGTAAATATAAATGGCACCGCTCCCCGCTTGCCATACCAACATAATCCGGCATTAGCACAAAATAGTCATCGGAAGCATACGCCATACACACAGCCTGCTCACCACGAAAAGAGAAAACGCGCTCCTTGCAAATTTCTGTTCCCTGATTGTAAACCATCATAGGCAGCACCCGCTTTTCGGCAATTGGGGCAAATACCAAACCCGATGCTTTTACAATGCTTCCATCGGCATAAGTAGTGGTATAAAGTACATCATAAATATTTATTCCCTTTTTGGCAGCAAAAAAAATAGATGGAATGCGGTTCTTTTTAAACAGTGCTTTCAACTCTTCTTCGGAAAACGATTTTACCAACCTCTTTTCGAGCAAAACACCAGCCACAGCAGGCGTTTCGGCCATTAAAGTTGAAAAAAACAACCATAAAACAAGTGTTGAAATAGTGCGCATTCTTTTAAAAAGGAACGCGAATTTAATAAGCTGCTGCGGTATAAATTGCTAAAAATAAAGGCTCTTTTGTTAAAGTTATTTACGTAAGTAGTTCATACAAACGCTGTGAATAAGTCCTAAAGCAAATAAGTTGAAACCGAATAAGTTTACATTCGCATAAAACCAACTCAAGTTGAGCAAGAATATTGTAATTATTCCCACCTATAACGAACTGGGCAACATTGAAAAAATGGTGCGCAAAGTAATGTCGTTACAACCCGAGTTTCATTTATTGGTTATAGACGATGGCTCTCCGGACGGTACTGCCGATGTAGTAAAAAAATTGCAATCGGAATTCGATACACGCTTGCATTTAATACAGCGAAGCGGAAAATTAGGTTTAGGTACTGCTTACATTGCAGGATTTAAATGGTCGCTCGAAAAAGGCTACGATTATATTTTTGAAATGGATTGCGATTTTAGCCACAACCCCGATGATTTAATTCGCCTGCTCCGCGAAGCTCAAAACGGATTCGATTTAGTAATTGGTTCGCGCTATGTAAAAGATGGCGGCTTTGTAAACTGGCCCATGAGCAGAATTTTACTTTCGCGTATAGCATCTATTTACGTGAATTTAGTTACTTGGATTGGTATTGCCGATACTACCGCAGGC
The nucleotide sequence above comes from Chitinophagales bacterium. Encoded proteins:
- a CDS encoding polyprenol monophosphomannose synthase; the protein is MVRKVMSLQPEFHLLVIDDGSPDGTADVVKKLQSEFDTRLHLIQRSGKLGLGTAYIAGFKWSLEKGYDYIFEMDCDFSHNPDDLIRLLREAQNGFDLVIGSRYVKDGGFVNWPMSRILLSRIASIYVNLVTWIGIADTTAGFVCFKRKVLESIQLDNIKFIGYTFQIEMKFATKQLGFSIKEIPIIFTERVEGVSKMSTNIVKEAIGGVLRIRWNSLFHSYRTE